The Micromonospora sp. NBC_00421 genome contains a region encoding:
- a CDS encoding AMP-binding protein, which translates to MPTVDLAAALAGAADRAAPVPVTVRHPAYVMYTSGSTGTPKGVVVPHEAILRLGAQRVSDARPWQGVVTRMAVGRSI; encoded by the coding sequence GTGCCGACAGTTGACCTGGCCGCCGCGCTGGCCGGGGCCGCCGACCGGGCCGCGCCGGTGCCGGTGACCGTCCGGCATCCCGCGTACGTCATGTACACCTCCGGCTCCACCGGGACGCCGAAGGGCGTGGTGGTCCCGCACGAGGCGATCCTGCGGCTGGGGGCGCAGCGGGTTAGCGATGCTCGGCCCTGGCAAGGCGTGGTTACCCGTATGGCTGTTGGTCGCTCGATCTGA
- a CDS encoding MFS transporter, with the protein MGLGRNFNRLWLSQGLSNTADGLVSAAMPLLAVAITRDPLLISGMTVANFLPWLLFTLPSGELADRIDRRLIMVVGNVFRAVAFGLLVLALLAHLHSIVILYLAVFLSGAAETMVDNAALTVPPRLVERKDLERANGRLFAVQSAINTFVGPPVGALLFAVSAWLVFTTGAGLFAIAALALITLPRLLPTASNVSSSRPTPGSIVRSIRAGWSYFWNHKLLRRVAFISASINGFGAATGSLIVLVATGPLGVTPAWWGVFIAVPAVGSIAGSLIAPKLVRTIGGGPVTWLAALVPAATYAAFGLSSSVVLVEIFLFCSSVATAMNQIVVSTLRQASVPDELLGRVTAAYRLIVLGVVPLGALLGGALAHWRGTSATFIGASIGLTLAALVFASRVTTRGLREAEQAGHSATGSSPEPDQNGSGPGELADAEAATRQT; encoded by the coding sequence ATGGGCCTGGGGCGTAATTTCAACCGCCTGTGGTTGTCGCAAGGCTTGTCGAACACGGCTGACGGCCTGGTGTCGGCGGCCATGCCGCTGCTCGCGGTGGCGATCACCCGGGACCCGCTGCTGATCAGCGGGATGACCGTGGCGAACTTCCTGCCGTGGCTGCTGTTCACCCTGCCGTCCGGTGAGCTCGCCGACCGCATCGATCGACGCCTCATCATGGTCGTCGGCAACGTGTTCCGGGCGGTCGCGTTCGGTCTGCTCGTCCTGGCGCTGCTCGCCCACCTGCACAGCATCGTCATCCTCTACCTGGCGGTGTTCCTCTCCGGCGCGGCCGAGACGATGGTCGACAACGCGGCGTTGACGGTTCCGCCGCGCCTGGTCGAACGCAAGGACCTCGAGCGGGCGAACGGGCGCCTGTTCGCCGTCCAGTCGGCCATCAACACGTTCGTCGGTCCGCCGGTGGGCGCCCTGCTGTTCGCGGTGTCGGCATGGTTGGTGTTCACCACCGGCGCCGGGCTGTTCGCGATCGCCGCGCTGGCCCTGATCACGCTGCCCCGGCTGCTGCCGACGGCGAGCAACGTCAGCAGCTCCCGGCCCACCCCCGGCTCCATCGTGCGCAGCATCCGGGCCGGCTGGTCCTACTTCTGGAACCACAAGCTGCTGCGTCGGGTGGCATTCATCTCCGCCTCGATCAACGGTTTCGGAGCGGCCACCGGCAGTCTGATCGTGCTCGTGGCGACCGGGCCGCTCGGCGTCACACCGGCCTGGTGGGGCGTCTTCATCGCGGTACCGGCGGTGGGCTCCATCGCCGGCTCACTGATCGCGCCGAAGCTGGTCCGGACGATCGGCGGTGGACCGGTGACCTGGCTGGCGGCCCTGGTGCCCGCAGCCACCTACGCCGCGTTCGGCCTCAGCAGCAGTGTCGTCCTCGTCGAAATCTTCCTGTTCTGCAGCTCGGTGGCGACCGCGATGAACCAGATCGTGGTCAGTACGTTGCGGCAGGCCTCGGTACCCGACGAGCTGCTGGGCCGGGTCACCGCCGCCTACCGCCTGATCGTGCTCGGCGTCGTACCGCTGGGTGCGTTGCTGGGCGGGGCGCTGGCCCACTGGCGGGGAACGTCGGCCACGTTCATCGGCGCCAGCATCGGGTTGACGCTCGCCGCGCTCGTGTTCGCCTCGCGGGTGACGACGCGAGGACTCCGCGAGGCCGAGCAGGCCGGCCACTCGGCGACCGGGTCGTCGCCCGAGCCCGACCAGAACGGATCCGGCCCGGGCGAGCTCGCCGACGCCGAGGCCGCCACCCGGCAGACCTGA
- a CDS encoding response regulator transcription factor → MTIRALICDELPVVRDGMRTLLDAVPDIDVIGTTDNGMEAIMLARTARPDVVVTDLNLRIISGLEMIRRLGKEDPPPNIVVFTASDADKTVSDVLHAGTSCLLGKDASPQELVAAIRAAAAGRAMLAPNVAQRLVTWFREQPDTTAPPQYPEVTDLTPREREVTQMVARGMSTEDVARELIIGVATVRTHLYRVRTKLGVRDRAQLVSLAYRSGLIQSDGRGTDLEKRAS, encoded by the coding sequence ATGACCATCCGCGCACTCATCTGCGACGAACTGCCGGTCGTCCGGGACGGCATGCGGACGCTACTGGACGCGGTGCCGGACATCGACGTGATCGGGACGACCGACAACGGCATGGAAGCGATCATGCTGGCGCGCACCGCACGGCCCGACGTCGTGGTCACCGACCTGAACCTGCGGATCATCTCCGGCCTCGAGATGATCCGCCGGCTCGGCAAGGAGGACCCGCCGCCCAACATCGTCGTGTTCACCGCGTCCGACGCCGACAAGACCGTCAGCGACGTCCTGCACGCGGGCACGAGCTGCCTGCTCGGCAAGGACGCGAGCCCGCAGGAACTGGTCGCCGCGATCCGGGCGGCGGCCGCGGGTCGGGCCATGCTCGCCCCGAACGTCGCGCAGCGCCTGGTCACGTGGTTCCGCGAGCAACCGGACACCACGGCCCCGCCGCAGTATCCGGAGGTGACCGACCTGACCCCGCGTGAGCGGGAGGTGACACAGATGGTGGCTCGGGGTATGTCGACCGAGGACGTGGCCCGTGAGCTGATCATCGGCGTGGCCACCGTGCGCACACATCTCTACCGGGTGCGCACCAAGCTCGGCGTCCGCGACCGCGCGCAGCTCGTGTCACTGGCCTACCGGTCCGGTCTCATTCAGTCGGATGGGCGAGGTACTGACCTGGAGAAGCGGGCGAGCTGA
- a CDS encoding GNAT family N-acetyltransferase: MSDLVATVVGPGDRSRVDRFFGPKGLVEHCFCQYFRLERKDYSACRSAARRDRLAELITAGERVGVLGSIDEVPVGWIGVGPRLGFARLRTSRAAKLLPGDDPERIWSIVCVYLAREQRHRGLLQILINRAVEWARDEKADLIEAYPEDDRDPATRIDPRSFRGRVTTFEACGFTVVEPRLKHRALIRKDLR; encoded by the coding sequence GTGAGTGACCTCGTGGCAACCGTGGTCGGCCCGGGCGACCGGTCCAGGGTGGACCGGTTCTTCGGCCCGAAGGGGCTCGTCGAACACTGCTTCTGCCAGTACTTCCGACTGGAGCGCAAGGACTACTCCGCATGCCGTTCCGCGGCGCGGCGGGACCGCCTCGCCGAGCTGATCACCGCCGGCGAGCGGGTCGGAGTCCTCGGTTCGATCGACGAGGTACCGGTGGGCTGGATCGGGGTCGGTCCCCGGCTGGGCTTCGCGCGACTGCGCACCTCCCGCGCGGCCAAGCTGCTCCCGGGGGACGACCCGGAGCGCATCTGGTCCATCGTCTGCGTCTACCTGGCGCGTGAGCAGCGGCACCGGGGACTGCTCCAGATACTGATCAACCGGGCCGTGGAGTGGGCCCGGGACGAGAAGGCCGACCTGATCGAGGCCTATCCCGAGGATGACCGGGACCCGGCGACCCGGATCGACCCGCGCAGCTTCCGTGGCCGGGTCACCACGTTCGAGGCCTGCGGATTCACCGTCGTCGAGCCCAGGCTGAAACACCGGGCGCTGATTCGTAAAGACCTTCGATAA
- a CDS encoding cytochrome P450, protein MVGRVVLLHALRGEHRAARPPVRQGEVLMRVDLDTPGAAELYDESRYSDQGMHAAWREMRARGGLHRQVTPDGQEFFAAVRHADVREVLSNHTAFSSAYSTMLSVRGDGDVAAGAAIHLTDPPVHSELKRIFTPLMTVPATQRLAQGIDERMRELFDTIRGRESFDFCADMVTLPMTVTGALMGIPTSEWPVTGRATVRAMGGTDAGESAYQRRLNLFEAHTTIMTVLGDVLEDAPAGDSVIGRCPRTAGVVEDPGRDVALLNAYAFLMGANPTIPQTINQMLILLAGDDDLWSWFTCQERTEQKFVDEALRWASPINHVLRRTTGDVTLAGTEVPAESLVTAWLGSANRDEEVFPEPFRFVPDRSPNQHTAFGFGVHRCIGQHVAIAGMKTFFDLWRESVRSVSLAGEPRHLVSNFLNGVVSLPLSVSWR, encoded by the coding sequence GTGGTCGGTCGCGTCGTGCTTCTACATGCGCTGCGCGGAGAACATCGGGCTGCTCGACCCCCTGTCAGGCAAGGAGAGGTGCTGATGCGAGTCGATCTCGACACTCCCGGAGCGGCGGAACTCTACGACGAGTCGCGGTATTCGGACCAGGGCATGCACGCGGCGTGGCGGGAGATGCGCGCGCGCGGCGGACTCCACCGCCAGGTCACCCCCGACGGGCAGGAGTTCTTCGCGGCTGTGCGGCACGCCGACGTCCGGGAGGTGCTGAGCAACCACACGGCGTTCTCCTCGGCGTACAGCACGATGCTCAGCGTGCGCGGCGACGGGGACGTCGCGGCCGGGGCGGCGATCCACCTCACCGACCCCCCGGTCCACTCCGAACTCAAGCGCATCTTCACCCCGCTGATGACGGTGCCGGCGACGCAGCGGCTCGCGCAGGGGATCGACGAGCGCATGCGAGAGTTGTTCGACACCATCCGGGGCCGTGAATCGTTCGACTTCTGTGCGGACATGGTCACCCTGCCGATGACGGTCACCGGCGCGCTGATGGGCATTCCCACGAGTGAGTGGCCGGTCACCGGCCGGGCGACCGTACGCGCGATGGGCGGAACGGACGCCGGCGAATCGGCGTACCAACGTCGTCTCAACCTCTTCGAGGCCCACACGACGATCATGACCGTGCTCGGGGACGTCCTGGAAGACGCTCCGGCGGGTGACTCGGTGATCGGCCGGTGTCCGCGGACCGCCGGCGTGGTGGAGGACCCGGGCCGGGACGTCGCCCTGCTCAACGCTTACGCGTTCCTGATGGGGGCGAACCCGACCATACCCCAGACGATCAATCAGATGCTGATCCTGCTGGCCGGCGACGACGACCTGTGGTCCTGGTTCACCTGCCAGGAACGCACGGAACAGAAGTTCGTCGACGAGGCACTGCGGTGGGCCAGCCCGATCAACCACGTGCTGCGGCGTACCACCGGCGACGTGACGCTCGCCGGAACCGAGGTCCCGGCGGAGTCGTTGGTCACCGCGTGGCTCGGCTCGGCGAACCGCGACGAAGAGGTGTTCCCGGAGCCGTTCCGGTTCGTCCCCGACCGGTCCCCGAACCAGCACACCGCGTTCGGCTTCGGTGTTCACCGGTGCATCGGCCAGCATGTGGCCATCGCCGGCATGAAAACATTCTTCGATCTCTGGCGCGAGAGCGTGCGATCCGTTTCCCTTGCTGGTGAGCCCAGGCATCTCGTGTCGAACTTCCTGAACGGCGTCGTGAGCCTGCCGCTCTCGGTCAGCTGGAGATAG
- a CDS encoding AfsR/SARP family transcriptional regulator: protein MRAKCGWSTGVTASVVHRIFAQTAWRLPRGIPTASIAVRKICWTRRYDLRVRSRRPLLVRNEWDEPIGERPFPETAQARDAAGTGDPSAQYRQFCDGRAEATSSQRGSIFVRFRVLGPLEVVGTTGHLSFPPRQRTVLSMLLLEPNRVVTVERLVDAVWDNTPPRTAKEQVRICVSAIRRAMTAGGRPDAIVTRPPGYSIQCTDRELDLLEFNDLVATGRRLLGQGRPHDAVDALRDALRLWRGAVPLVGVRSQLVQSIGTQLAERRLAVIEEYVDVRLRLGQHHELASGLAELVAANPFRERLRARLMIALYRSGRQAEALHTYRVGRQLFVEQLGLEPGAELHRLERAILAGELADLLEPEEASRPIPVRAAVPRLLPADIGDFTGRRDLIERVRTALRGPRDAGSRAVPIVILAGRPWLGKTTLAVHVAHALDKEYPDGQLFARLGGTARPADTGGVLARFLGALGVPGRAVPDTLEERTDMYRNLLSDRQLLVVLDDAASGQQAAPLLPGGPTCSVIVTSRTRLAALGGATTLTIGPLEARESVELLTKAVGQERVDTEAADIALLADLCAGEPLALRLAAGRLKSQPHWPVRDLIVRLYDDHRRLTELSYGGLDLVAMVNEIWQGLTPLARGLLRRVSRLDDLRFQDWMCAPLLGVAEQDAQDALTELLDAGLLDVERQDGHIVFQLRGLLRAFARRSAAEESSFGDTGRAAERPGGSHADISGDRTPSAQPRRRPTRDDLNRTSPRSS from the coding sequence ATGCGGGCAAAGTGCGGCTGGAGTACCGGCGTCACCGCATCCGTGGTTCATCGAATATTTGCGCAAACAGCGTGGCGACTGCCGCGCGGGATTCCCACCGCGTCCATTGCTGTCCGCAAGATTTGCTGGACACGCAGGTACGACCTGCGGGTACGGTCCAGGCGTCCGCTGCTTGTCCGGAATGAATGGGATGAGCCTATCGGCGAGCGACCATTCCCAGAGACGGCTCAAGCCCGAGATGCCGCCGGCACGGGGGATCCTTCAGCGCAGTATCGCCAATTTTGCGATGGACGCGCCGAAGCCACCTCATCTCAAAGAGGGAGCATATTCGTGCGGTTCCGCGTTCTCGGTCCACTGGAGGTCGTCGGCACGACCGGCCACCTGTCGTTCCCGCCTCGGCAGCGGACCGTTCTCTCCATGCTGTTACTCGAACCCAACCGGGTGGTGACCGTCGAGCGCCTCGTGGACGCCGTCTGGGACAACACGCCACCACGGACCGCGAAGGAGCAGGTCCGGATCTGCGTCTCGGCCATCCGGCGGGCCATGACCGCCGGCGGCCGGCCCGACGCTATCGTGACCCGCCCGCCGGGCTACTCGATCCAGTGCACCGACCGGGAACTGGATCTGCTGGAGTTCAACGATCTGGTCGCTACCGGCCGGCGGCTACTGGGCCAGGGCCGGCCGCACGACGCGGTCGACGCGCTCCGTGACGCCCTGCGGCTGTGGCGGGGTGCTGTCCCGCTGGTCGGCGTACGCAGCCAACTCGTCCAGTCGATCGGCACCCAGCTGGCCGAACGGCGGCTGGCGGTGATCGAGGAATACGTCGACGTGCGACTGCGGCTCGGCCAGCACCACGAGCTGGCCAGCGGGCTGGCCGAACTGGTCGCGGCGAACCCGTTCCGTGAGCGGCTGCGGGCACGGTTGATGATCGCGCTGTACCGCAGCGGACGGCAGGCCGAGGCGCTGCACACCTACCGGGTCGGCCGGCAGCTGTTCGTGGAGCAGCTCGGCTTGGAGCCCGGGGCCGAGCTGCACCGGTTGGAGCGGGCGATTCTCGCCGGAGAACTGGCCGACCTGCTGGAGCCGGAGGAGGCGTCCCGTCCGATACCGGTGCGGGCCGCCGTGCCCCGCCTGCTACCGGCTGACATCGGCGACTTCACCGGCCGGCGGGACCTGATCGAACGGGTGCGCACGGCGCTGCGCGGACCGCGCGACGCCGGGTCCCGTGCCGTGCCCATCGTGATCCTCGCCGGCCGGCCCTGGCTGGGCAAGACCACCCTGGCTGTGCACGTCGCCCACGCCCTCGACAAGGAGTATCCGGACGGCCAGCTGTTCGCCCGGCTCGGCGGCACCGCCCGCCCGGCCGACACCGGTGGGGTGCTGGCCCGTTTCCTCGGCGCGCTCGGCGTGCCGGGCCGGGCCGTACCCGACACCCTGGAGGAACGGACGGACATGTACCGCAACCTGCTCAGCGACCGCCAGCTTCTCGTGGTCCTCGACGACGCGGCCAGCGGGCAGCAGGCGGCGCCGCTGCTACCCGGCGGCCCGACATGCTCGGTGATCGTGACCAGCCGGACCCGGCTGGCCGCGCTCGGCGGCGCGACCACGCTGACCATCGGCCCACTGGAGGCCCGGGAGTCGGTCGAACTGCTCACCAAGGCGGTCGGCCAGGAGCGGGTCGACACCGAGGCGGCCGACATCGCCCTGCTGGCCGACCTGTGCGCCGGTGAGCCGCTGGCGCTACGGCTGGCCGCCGGGCGGCTGAAGAGCCAACCGCACTGGCCGGTACGGGACCTGATCGTCCGCCTGTACGACGACCACCGCCGGCTGACCGAACTGTCCTACGGCGGTCTGGACCTGGTGGCGATGGTCAACGAGATCTGGCAGGGTCTCACCCCGCTGGCCCGGGGCCTGCTGCGGCGCGTCAGCCGGCTGGACGACCTGCGCTTCCAGGACTGGATGTGCGCGCCCCTGCTGGGCGTCGCCGAGCAGGACGCACAGGACGCGCTCACCGAACTGCTGGACGCCGGGCTCCTGGACGTCGAGCGGCAGGACGGCCACATCGTGTTCCAGCTGCGGGGCCTGCTGCGGGCGTTCGCCCGGCGGTCAGCGGCCGAGGAGTCGTCCTTCGGCGACACCGGCCGCGCGGCGGAGCGGCCCGGCGGGAGCCACGCCGACATCAGCGGGGACCGCACCCCCTCAGCACAGCCAAGACGCCGCCCGACCCGGGATGACCTGAACCGCACATCGCCTAGATCATCCTAG
- a CDS encoding DUF6891 domain-containing protein — protein MTEWIYNDRPEGVRFLPERIAEPGRAEIEDEIWAFVVRGEDDADEFLDYFDDDEQRHGATDEELSAAYATAVAVRREQQRGWGEVRSNLTSAFAELTALGVVAREDFSCCGTCAAAEIHDERDDSRHWQGYLWYHQQDTESLVASEDGEVYLGYGVYPPADFDEDAYAALSEAEQQAGYQADLERFLDEVAFPVLRRHGMRVEWNRKQSRRIRVTGAQWYAEIDPDHPHEDFAVLTR, from the coding sequence GTGACTGAGTGGATCTACAACGATCGTCCCGAGGGCGTCAGGTTCCTGCCCGAGCGGATCGCGGAGCCGGGCCGGGCGGAGATCGAGGACGAGATCTGGGCTTTCGTGGTGCGCGGCGAGGACGACGCCGACGAGTTCTTGGACTACTTCGACGATGACGAGCAGCGCCACGGTGCGACCGACGAGGAGCTCAGCGCGGCGTACGCCACCGCCGTGGCCGTTCGGCGGGAACAGCAGCGTGGCTGGGGCGAGGTGCGCAGCAATCTGACCAGCGCCTTCGCGGAGCTCACCGCGCTCGGCGTGGTGGCGAGGGAGGACTTCAGCTGTTGCGGCACCTGCGCGGCGGCGGAGATCCACGACGAGCGGGACGACTCCCGGCACTGGCAGGGATACCTCTGGTATCACCAGCAGGACACGGAGTCGCTGGTCGCGAGCGAGGACGGCGAGGTCTACCTCGGCTACGGCGTCTACCCACCGGCGGACTTCGACGAGGACGCCTACGCCGCCCTGTCCGAAGCCGAGCAGCAGGCCGGCTACCAGGCCGACCTGGAACGGTTCCTGGACGAGGTCGCCTTTCCGGTGCTCCGCAGGCACGGCATGCGGGTGGAGTGGAACCGCAAGCAGTCGAGGCGGATACGGGTGACCGGCGCCCAGTGGTACGCGGAGATCGACCCAGACCACCCGCACGAGGACTTTGCCGTCCTGACGAGGTGA
- a CDS encoding phosphopantetheine-binding protein: protein MTALFTALLGRERVGVDDNFFALGGHSLLAARLVALVRSDFQVEMTLLDLFDDPTVAGVAAFVDRVSGDPCEGETR, encoded by the coding sequence GTGACCGCGCTGTTCACCGCGTTGCTCGGCCGCGAGCGGGTCGGTGTCGACGACAACTTCTTCGCCCTCGGCGGCCATTCGCTGCTCGCCGCGCGACTGGTAGCGTTGGTGCGCTCGGACTTCCAGGTGGAGATGACGCTCCTCGATCTGTTCGACGACCCGACCGTGGCCGGTGTCGCGGCCTTCGTCGACCGGGTCTCCGGTGATCCGTGCGAAGGCGAGACGCGATGA
- a CDS encoding NB-ARC domain-containing protein, protein MDLSLQSLEHLCLDLRQLRLQAGGPSLRDLAARVGISKSQLGAILSGQVRRLPDWDVVKGLVEAVRKYSADRGQLAQLSLTTGVEEFWRPRYSAVEHAFSCRKIQPSETLRIYQPAPPEPCPPVVPHQLPPAVSHLSGRTSELAALDAVIAQDVPAGCAVVAVVGGMAGVGKTALAVHWAHQVAGRFPDGQLYVNLRGCDPDGPPMSPDAVVRDFLTALGVSAGQLPATAAARIALYRSLLYDRRMLVVLDNAHAVEQVRPLLPASSGCLVLVTSRSRMAGLIAADGARSVRLDVLAGEAAGELLARRLGPHRVAAEPRAVRDVVERCGGLPLALVLVAARALNHPGVALDTLAVRLFNGGREPNAPAGDPATDLEAAFSWSYRTLSPPSARLFRLLSLHPGRNVSTAAAASLAALPLAETTLRLSELSEAALVTERGPGWYALHGLVGAYAGDLATHTDLENARRAATVRLLDHYVHSARAAATLLDTGDDPDPVPLAPPAAGVTPELRYTDRSPATAWFDERRPVLQTVLHHAIGAGFAAHAWHLAWSLDAYLTHGGHRGDRVDIWQVALRAAERLGHPDARTLACRRLAGASVRLDRTVELLAHNERAMVSHRRRG, encoded by the coding sequence ATGGACCTGTCGCTTCAGTCGCTAGAGCACCTGTGCCTGGACCTACGGCAACTCCGACTCCAAGCGGGCGGCCCCAGCCTGCGTGACCTGGCCGCCCGGGTGGGCATCAGCAAGAGTCAGCTGGGAGCGATCCTGTCCGGACAGGTTCGCCGGCTGCCCGACTGGGACGTGGTCAAGGGGCTCGTGGAAGCCGTCCGAAAATACAGCGCCGATCGCGGGCAGTTGGCCCAGCTGTCGTTGACCACCGGCGTGGAGGAGTTCTGGCGGCCCCGTTACAGCGCTGTCGAACACGCGTTCAGCTGCCGGAAGATCCAGCCCTCCGAGACACTGCGGATCTACCAACCGGCTCCGCCCGAGCCGTGCCCGCCGGTCGTACCGCACCAGCTGCCGCCCGCCGTGTCCCACCTCAGCGGCCGAACGTCCGAGCTGGCCGCGTTGGACGCGGTGATCGCGCAGGACGTACCGGCCGGCTGCGCGGTGGTCGCGGTCGTCGGCGGCATGGCCGGGGTGGGGAAGACCGCACTGGCCGTGCACTGGGCCCACCAGGTCGCCGGTCGCTTCCCCGACGGGCAGCTGTACGTCAACCTCCGCGGGTGTGATCCGGACGGGCCGCCGATGTCCCCCGACGCGGTCGTGCGGGACTTCCTGACCGCCCTCGGCGTGTCGGCCGGACAGCTTCCCGCGACCGCCGCGGCGCGCATCGCACTCTACCGTTCCCTGCTCTACGACCGCCGGATGCTGGTGGTGCTGGACAACGCCCACGCGGTCGAGCAGGTGCGGCCCCTCCTGCCGGCGAGTTCGGGCTGCCTGGTCCTGGTGACCAGTCGGAGTCGGATGGCCGGCCTGATCGCCGCCGACGGCGCCCGGTCGGTGCGGCTCGACGTCCTGGCCGGCGAGGCGGCCGGCGAGCTGCTGGCGCGCCGCCTGGGGCCGCACCGGGTTGCCGCCGAGCCGCGCGCGGTCCGCGACGTCGTCGAGCGGTGTGGAGGGCTGCCGCTGGCGCTGGTCCTCGTCGCCGCCCGGGCGCTGAACCACCCCGGCGTGGCCCTGGACACGCTGGCTGTCCGCCTGTTCAATGGCGGCCGCGAACCGAACGCGCCCGCCGGCGATCCGGCCACCGATCTCGAGGCGGCGTTCTCCTGGTCGTACCGGACGCTCAGCCCGCCGTCCGCCCGGCTGTTCCGGCTGCTGAGCCTGCACCCGGGACGGAACGTCAGCACGGCCGCGGCCGCCAGTCTGGCCGCCCTCCCGCTGGCCGAGACGACCCTGCGACTGTCCGAACTCAGCGAGGCGGCCCTGGTCACCGAGCGGGGGCCGGGCTGGTACGCGCTGCACGGCCTGGTCGGCGCCTACGCCGGCGACCTCGCCACGCACACCGATCTCGAGAACGCCCGGCGCGCCGCGACGGTCCGGCTGCTCGACCATTACGTGCACAGCGCGCGGGCCGCCGCGACCCTGCTGGATACCGGCGACGACCCGGACCCGGTGCCGCTCGCCCCGCCGGCCGCCGGCGTCACCCCCGAGCTGCGGTACACCGACCGGTCGCCGGCGACGGCCTGGTTCGACGAGCGACGCCCCGTGCTCCAGACCGTGCTGCACCACGCGATCGGCGCCGGGTTCGCCGCCCACGCCTGGCACCTGGCCTGGAGCCTGGACGCGTACCTGACCCACGGCGGCCACCGGGGCGACCGGGTGGACATCTGGCAGGTCGCGTTGCGCGCCGCGGAGCGACTCGGCCATCCGGACGCCCGGACGTTGGCCTGCCGGCGCCTGGCCGGCGCCTCCGTCCGGCTGGACCGGACGGTCGAGCTCCTCGCCCACAACGAGCGCGCGATGGTGTCCCACCGGCGTCGCGGTTGA